The following are encoded in a window of Thermoanaerobacter ethanolicus JW 200 genomic DNA:
- the fabG gene encoding 3-oxoacyl-[acyl-carrier-protein] reductase — METERKTAFITGGSRGIGRAIALRLAKDGFNIVVNYSKSDKSAEEVVKEAKEYGVEAMAVKCDVSKYDEVEKAIDKIVEEFGSIDVVVNNAGITKDNLILKMDESEWDQVIDVNLKGTFNVIKFASKYMIKKRKGKIINITSVVGIMGNAGQANYAASKAGVIGLTKSVAKELANRGITVNAVAPGFIETDMTSVLKDEIKENMLKSIPLKRAGKPEDVAELVAFLASPASDYITGQVINVDGGMVM; from the coding sequence ATGGAAACTGAAAGAAAAACTGCTTTTATAACAGGTGGGTCAAGAGGAATAGGACGTGCTATTGCTTTACGCTTGGCAAAGGATGGATTTAATATTGTCGTCAACTATTCGAAAAGTGATAAAAGTGCTGAAGAGGTTGTAAAAGAAGCAAAAGAGTATGGAGTAGAGGCAATGGCTGTCAAATGTGACGTCTCTAAATACGATGAGGTTGAAAAAGCGATAGATAAAATTGTAGAAGAATTTGGTAGTATAGATGTTGTAGTAAATAATGCGGGAATTACAAAGGACAATTTAATTTTGAAGATGGATGAAAGCGAGTGGGACCAAGTAATAGATGTAAATTTAAAAGGTACATTTAATGTAATAAAATTTGCATCAAAGTATATGATAAAAAAGAGAAAAGGGAAAATAATAAATATTACATCAGTTGTGGGAATAATGGGAAATGCAGGTCAAGCTAACTATGCTGCTTCTAAAGCAGGAGTGATAGGACTTACTAAATCTGTTGCAAAAGAGTTAGCAAATCGGGGAATAACAGTAAATGCTGTAGCTCCCGGCTTCATTGAAACGGATATGACAAGTGTGTTAAAAGATGAAATAAAAGAAAATATGTTAAAGAGCATTCCTTTGAAAAGAGCTGGAAAACCGGAGGATGTAGCTGAATTAGTTGCTTTTTTGGCGAGTCCCGCTTCAGATTACATTACCGGGCAAGTAATAAATGTTGACGGAGGAATGGTTATGTAA
- the fabF gene encoding beta-ketoacyl-ACP synthase II — translation MNRVVVTGVGVITPLGNTVEKFWNSLINGESGIDTVTKFDVSEFPTKVAAEVKDFEPTLYIDKKEARRMDRFIQFAVASAKLALEDSQIDLSKVDLNRFGVIYGTGIGGIETFENQMKIMYEKGPGKVSPFFIPMMIANMAAGQIAITFGLKGINETIVNACASSTNAIGEAFKAIQRGDADLIVTGGTEAAITPMSFAGFCAMKAMSTNEDPKKASRPFDLNRDGFVMGEGSASLILESLEHAQKRGAKIYAEIIGYGATDDAYHITAPAPEGEGAARAMEAALKDGKVSFDMIDYINAHGTSTEYNDKFETMAIKKVFKDHAYKLYVSSIKSMLGHLLGAAGAVEAVATVLTIKNGIIPPTINYETPDPECDLNYVPNEAIEKEVNYAISNSLGFGGHNGTLLFKKF, via the coding sequence ATGAACAGAGTAGTTGTAACAGGAGTAGGAGTCATTACACCTTTAGGTAATACTGTAGAAAAATTTTGGAATTCTTTAATAAATGGTGAGTCTGGAATAGACACTGTTACCAAATTTGACGTGTCGGAGTTTCCTACTAAGGTAGCAGCAGAAGTAAAAGATTTTGAACCCACTTTATACATAGATAAAAAAGAAGCAAGAAGAATGGATAGGTTCATCCAGTTTGCTGTTGCCAGCGCGAAGTTGGCGTTAGAGGATTCACAAATTGACCTTTCTAAAGTTGATTTAAACAGGTTTGGTGTTATTTACGGTACAGGCATAGGAGGAATTGAAACTTTTGAAAATCAGATGAAAATTATGTATGAAAAAGGTCCCGGAAAAGTAAGTCCCTTCTTCATACCTATGATGATAGCAAATATGGCAGCAGGTCAAATTGCAATAACTTTTGGGCTAAAAGGGATAAACGAGACTATAGTAAATGCCTGTGCTTCTAGTACTAATGCTATAGGAGAAGCTTTTAAAGCCATTCAGCGGGGAGATGCAGACCTTATAGTCACAGGTGGTACTGAAGCAGCTATAACTCCCATGTCTTTTGCAGGCTTTTGTGCAATGAAAGCTATGTCCACAAATGAGGACCCTAAAAAAGCCTCCCGTCCTTTTGATTTGAATAGAGATGGTTTTGTAATGGGAGAAGGGTCTGCAAGCTTAATTTTAGAATCTTTAGAACATGCGCAAAAAAGAGGAGCTAAAATTTATGCAGAGATAATAGGTTATGGTGCTACAGATGATGCTTACCACATAACTGCTCCTGCGCCAGAAGGAGAAGGAGCTGCTCGTGCAATGGAAGCAGCTTTAAAGGACGGAAAAGTAAGTTTTGACATGATAGATTATATCAATGCTCATGGAACTTCCACTGAATATAACGACAAATTTGAAACAATGGCTATAAAGAAAGTCTTTAAAGACCATGCGTATAAACTCTATGTAAGCTCTATCAAGTCTATGCTAGGCCATTTGTTAGGAGCAGCAGGGGCTGTTGAAGCTGTTGCTACTGTTTTGACTATAAAAAATGGCATTATACCTCCTACTATTAATTACGAAACTCCTGATCCAGAGTGCGATTTGAATTATGTGCCTAACGAGGCTATAGAAAAAGAAGTAAATTATGCGATTTCTAATTCCTTAGGCTTTGGAGGACATAATGGGACATTACTTTTTAAAAAATTTTAA
- the fabD gene encoding ACP S-malonyltransferase: MKVAFIYPGQGAQYAGMGKEIYQKYQEAREIFERADEALGFSISELCFEGPEEELMKTENTQPAILTVSVALTKVLQKRGINAEVTAGLSLGEYSSLVLAEALDFEDAVRLVKNRGKYMQEVVPQGVGTMAAILGLENEVVEEICRTVSQVGKVEPANYNCPGQLVISGEVKAVEKAVELAKEKGAKRAVVLAVSAPFHCSMLKKAGELLERDLEKIEIKDLKIPVVSNVTADYASKDQVKDLLIKQVSHPVLWEQSVKRMIEDGVDTFVEIGPGKTLTGFVKKIDKTKNAYNFEDEESLLKTLSALGV, from the coding sequence ATGAAAGTAGCTTTTATTTACCCCGGGCAAGGTGCCCAATATGCTGGAATGGGCAAAGAAATATACCAAAAATACCAAGAGGCAAGAGAAATTTTTGAAAGAGCAGATGAAGCTTTAGGGTTTAGCATATCTGAACTTTGTTTTGAGGGACCAGAAGAAGAACTTATGAAAACAGAAAATACCCAGCCGGCCATTTTAACGGTTTCTGTTGCTTTAACAAAGGTTTTGCAAAAGAGAGGAATAAATGCTGAGGTTACTGCAGGATTGAGCTTAGGAGAGTATTCCTCTTTAGTATTGGCTGAAGCTTTAGATTTTGAAGATGCGGTTCGTTTAGTGAAAAACAGAGGAAAGTATATGCAGGAAGTAGTACCCCAAGGAGTGGGTACTATGGCAGCAATACTGGGACTTGAAAATGAAGTAGTAGAAGAGATTTGCCGTACTGTATCACAAGTTGGAAAAGTAGAACCTGCTAATTACAACTGTCCTGGACAATTAGTCATATCTGGAGAAGTAAAAGCTGTGGAAAAAGCTGTCGAGCTAGCCAAAGAAAAAGGTGCAAAAAGAGCAGTAGTATTAGCAGTCAGCGCACCTTTCCACTGCAGCATGTTAAAAAAAGCAGGAGAACTCCTAGAGAGGGACTTAGAAAAAATAGAAATAAAAGATTTAAAAATTCCAGTAGTATCAAATGTAACAGCTGATTATGCGTCTAAAGACCAAGTGAAGGACCTGCTCATAAAACAGGTGAGTCATCCTGTGCTATGGGAACAATCTGTAAAAAGAATGATTGAAGATGGTGTAGATACTTTTGTTGAGATAGGACCAGGAAAGACTCTTACAGGTTTTGTTAAAAAGATTGACAAAACCAAAAATGCTTATAATTTTGAAGATGAGGAGTCCCTTTTAAAGACTCTCTCTGCTTTGGGGGTATAA
- a CDS encoding DUF2007 domain-containing protein, producing the protein MEGFVKILVLENEIEAKLLEGILKEKGIPHFIRSYHDTAYDGLFQMVTGWGEILAPSSYKEEIEEIVEEIRKNEDEI; encoded by the coding sequence ATGGAAGGCTTCGTTAAAATTTTAGTGTTAGAAAATGAAATAGAAGCTAAACTGTTAGAAGGCATTTTAAAAGAAAAGGGGATACCACATTTTATAAGAAGTTATCATGATACGGCTTATGATGGATTGTTTCAAATGGTAACAGGATGGGGAGAAATATTAGCACCTTCTTCTTATAAGGAAGAAATAGAGGAGATTGTAGAAGAAATACGAAAAAATGAAGATGAAATTTAA
- a CDS encoding stage V sporulation protein S, which yields MEVLKVSAKSKPKSVAGALAAVLREKSSAEIQAVGAGAVNQAVKAIAIARGFVAPNGIDLIAIPAFSEIEIDGEMRTAIKFIVEPR from the coding sequence GTGGAGGTTCTAAAAGTATCAGCTAAATCTAAACCTAAGTCTGTAGCAGGTGCATTAGCAGCCGTTTTAAGAGAAAAATCTTCAGCAGAAATTCAGGCGGTTGGGGCAGGTGCAGTAAATCAAGCGGTTAAGGCTATTGCAATAGCAAGGGGGTTTGTGGCGCCAAATGGCATAGACTTAATTGCGATTCCTGCCTTTTCAGAGATTGAGATAGACGGCGAAATGAGGACAGCGATAAAATTTATTGTAGAACCAAGATAA
- a CDS encoding elongator complex protein 3 has protein sequence MKKKMYIIPLFIPHLGCPFKCVFCNQNSITGQQQEITEEYVRQTIETHLKTLPRDAEIEVSFFGGSFTGIPQDMQNLYLGIAKEYLDNGKIDAIRLSTRPDYIDTEILQNLKRYKVSIIELGVQSMDEEVLLKSRRGHTSEDVVKAVNLIRQYDFKLGLQIMIGLPGDNLEKSLNTAYKIVELKPDFVRIYPTLVIKNTYLERMYKEGRFFPLTLQEAVEISKKMYIIFIKNNIDVIRIGLQTTENINYNKDVVAGPFHPAMGQLVESSVILDIFIRVFEDKNIRNTKVTIFSNEKRISTIIGQKKFNKLFLEKKYNVKTEFKILNSLTNDKIVVCSDKKIMRISITDFIKNNF, from the coding sequence ATGAAAAAAAAGATGTATATAATACCACTTTTTATACCCCATTTAGGTTGTCCTTTTAAGTGTGTTTTTTGCAATCAAAATTCAATAACAGGCCAACAGCAGGAGATAACAGAAGAATATGTAAGACAAACTATAGAAACCCATTTAAAAACTCTTCCAAGGGATGCAGAAATAGAGGTATCTTTTTTTGGTGGCAGTTTTACGGGAATACCACAGGATATGCAAAATCTCTACTTGGGAATTGCGAAAGAATATTTGGACAATGGCAAAATAGATGCTATTCGTTTGTCTACTCGTCCTGATTATATAGACACCGAGATTTTACAAAATCTTAAGAGATACAAAGTTTCAATAATAGAACTTGGAGTACAGTCAATGGATGAAGAAGTGCTTTTAAAAAGTAGAAGAGGTCATACAAGTGAGGATGTCGTAAAAGCTGTGAATCTAATTCGGCAATATGACTTTAAATTAGGATTGCAAATAATGATAGGACTACCTGGAGATAACTTAGAGAAATCTTTAAATACCGCTTATAAGATTGTGGAGTTGAAACCTGATTTTGTGAGGATTTATCCTACTTTGGTGATTAAAAATACTTATCTTGAAAGAATGTATAAAGAAGGAAGATTCTTTCCTCTAACCTTGCAAGAGGCTGTTGAAATTTCAAAGAAAATGTATATAATTTTTATTAAGAATAATATTGATGTCATTCGGATTGGACTTCAAACGACAGAAAATATTAATTACAATAAAGATGTAGTAGCAGGTCCTTTTCATCCTGCGATGGGACAATTAGTTGAGTCAAGTGTTATTCTTGACATTTTCATAAGGGTATTTGAGGATAAAAATATAAGGAACACAAAGGTTACGATTTTTTCTAATGAAAAGCGGATTTCCACAATTATAGGGCAAAAAAAATTCAACAAGTTGTTTTTAGAAAAAAAATACAACGTAAAGACGGAATTTAAAATATTAAACAGTCTGACTAATGACAAAATAGTTGTTTGTAGTGATAAAAAGATCATGCGTATTTCTATAACCGATTTTATAAAAAATAATTTTTAA
- the fabK gene encoding enoyl-[acyl-carrier-protein] reductase FabK encodes MFKTKIVEMLNIKYPIFQGGMAWVATAELAAAVSNAGGLGIIGAGNAPASFVREQIRKARELTDKPFGVNVMLLSPFVDEVMEVILEEKVDVITTGAGNPGKYIQRLKERGIKVIPVVPSVALAKRMEDIGVDAVIAEGTESGGHIGELTTLALVPQVVDAVKIPVIAAGGIADGRGFAAAFCLGASGIQMGTRFVCSTECTAHPRYKEYILKAKDRDAVVTGRSTGHPVRSLKNKLTREFEKLEQMGAPKEQLEKLGEGKLRAAVVDGDVEYGSVMAGQIAGLINDIKPVKEIIEDIMKQAEEVIDNLNKMR; translated from the coding sequence ATGTTTAAAACTAAAATAGTAGAAATGCTCAATATAAAATATCCAATATTTCAGGGTGGAATGGCATGGGTCGCAACTGCAGAACTAGCTGCTGCCGTGTCAAATGCAGGAGGTTTAGGAATAATAGGAGCAGGTAATGCACCAGCTAGTTTTGTAAGGGAACAGATACGGAAGGCAAGAGAACTTACTGATAAACCTTTTGGCGTCAATGTAATGCTTTTGTCTCCTTTTGTTGATGAAGTTATGGAGGTTATTTTAGAAGAAAAAGTAGATGTCATAACCACTGGAGCAGGGAATCCAGGTAAGTACATACAAAGACTTAAAGAACGGGGTATTAAAGTTATTCCTGTTGTGCCTTCAGTAGCATTAGCAAAAAGAATGGAGGACATTGGTGTGGATGCTGTTATTGCTGAAGGAACAGAATCGGGAGGTCATATTGGAGAACTAACGACTTTGGCATTAGTACCTCAAGTAGTAGATGCTGTTAAAATTCCAGTCATCGCTGCAGGAGGAATTGCTGATGGACGTGGTTTTGCAGCTGCATTTTGCTTAGGAGCTTCAGGTATTCAAATGGGAACTCGGTTTGTATGCTCTACTGAATGTACTGCTCATCCTCGTTACAAAGAATATATTTTAAAGGCAAAAGACAGAGATGCCGTTGTTACAGGAAGAAGCACAGGTCATCCAGTCAGGTCATTAAAAAACAAACTGACAAGAGAATTTGAAAAGTTAGAGCAAATGGGTGCTCCTAAGGAACAATTAGAAAAATTAGGGGAAGGAAAATTAAGAGCAGCGGTAGTAGACGGTGATGTAGAATATGGTTCTGTGATGGCAGGTCAAATTGCAGGACTTATAAATGATATTAAACCTGTAAAAGAGATAATAGAGGACATAATGAAACAAGCGGAGGAAGTAATTGACAATTTGAATAAAATGAGGTGA
- the rnc gene encoding ribonuclease III: protein MGHYFLKNFKRGMEVKRENLSELEKRINYSFKDKNLLIEALTHSSWAHEGKNSKISNERLEFLGDSVLSLVISEYLYKNRKDLEEGSLSKYRAEIVCEPSLARCAREIELGNFLRIGKGEELTGGRERDSILADAMEAILAAVYLDGGLEVVRNVILELFKNIIEEVLEGLIYRDYKTKLQEVVQSMEIGKIIYELIEEMGPDHNKTFVTQVRIGDVILGKGYGKSKKEAEQAAAMEALIKLGILK, encoded by the coding sequence ATGGGACATTACTTTTTAAAAAATTTTAAAAGAGGTATGGAAGTGAAAAGAGAAAATTTGTCTGAATTAGAAAAGAGAATAAACTATAGTTTTAAAGATAAAAATTTGCTTATAGAGGCTTTAACTCACAGTTCATGGGCTCACGAAGGTAAAAATAGCAAGATTAGCAATGAAAGATTGGAGTTTTTAGGAGATTCTGTCCTAAGCCTTGTAATAAGCGAGTATTTGTACAAGAATAGAAAAGATTTAGAAGAAGGTTCTCTTTCTAAATATAGAGCTGAAATAGTTTGTGAGCCATCTCTTGCCAGATGTGCAAGAGAAATAGAATTAGGCAACTTTTTGCGCATTGGCAAAGGAGAAGAACTGACTGGAGGAAGAGAAAGAGATTCTATTCTTGCAGATGCTATGGAAGCGATACTGGCTGCTGTATATCTGGATGGAGGATTAGAAGTCGTTCGCAATGTAATTTTAGAATTGTTCAAAAATATCATTGAAGAAGTTTTGGAAGGGCTTATTTATCGCGACTATAAAACAAAACTGCAAGAAGTTGTTCAAAGCATGGAAATAGGGAAAATTATCTATGAGCTAATAGAGGAAATGGGTCCTGACCATAATAAAACTTTTGTAACTCAAGTGCGGATTGGTGATGTAATATTAGGAAAGGGTTATGGTAAAAGTAAAAAAGAAGCTGAGCAAGCTGCGGCTATGGAAGCATTGATTAAATTGGGGATATTAAAATGA
- the smc gene encoding chromosome segregation protein SMC, with protein sequence MYLKKLELQGFKSFADKVTLNFEKGVTAIVGPNGSGKSNISDAIRLVLGEQSIKSLRGSKLEDVIFAGSENRKPLGFCEINLTLDNSDGYLPFDYTEVVITRKIFRSGESEFFINKTPCRLKDIYELFLDTGVGKEGYSIIGQGRIDEILSARPEDRRQIFEEAIGISKYRYKKEEAERKLTAANDNLLRLNDIVVELEKQLTTLETQKSKAEEFLKLHKEKRKADISLYIQLAKRSMNQYDALKGKYENLKNQLDVKKIHKINQEENLLYKEKEIHDLKQQLGSKKEEYHNKLREIEIVSGKRELIIEKLRNLEETTELYREELEKAAKRERVLKEELKRIESNVALLHANKEELEEKLRQFQEEYVSLQKKQKNEIEEVEKAKEDIIEILNSIADVKGKLSLNNSLKEEAISRQQNLKKHIEEIQNRIEILDKEKNKIVEELQILQKELDKKNQQRVTKQQALQKIDSELILREDTLKVIKEEIERKRSRLSILEEMDKNYEGYSGTVRNLLKLSENIPSFKENIIGVVGELLEVENTYSTAIEVALGSSIQNIVIKSSEGVAEIIERLKQKDLGRATFLPLDLIRGRGLSQQESNILTEKGVIGVASKLIKYNDNLEEIFNFLLGRVIIVDTIENAVRLSKKYNQAYKIVTLEGEVINPGGAITGGSLKPKLQSIFKRKEEITKLKKEIDSLKNQQEILVEEIGQKINDKIHEEEQIELFNKEISDISYNITSNEQRRISLEKEIGNLLNQLENYTLEIDELKENVRNYQQEIDRFLKELESLEKEKERLDALINGFKEKNNKGEENLAILDKEITALKIEIAKIEQKLQNELHNLKDKRQEFDREKNNIVEKEKNIKEIESLKVNLSLDREKLQGEIYKLQQEVEKIQKDISSLEDNIFQEEEDLQKRKEKFSILQQEFTNINEEFHKVEMEMQRFQIEIDNIKNRLWEEYELTLDRAFEEAEEGEISKLRQRADHLAKAIKGLGNVNIDAIEEYKEVKERYDFLKSQMEDIIKAKESLISVIEEANKIIKTKFKDGFEILQIQFKETFRRLFGGGNAELILTDEDNLLETGIEIKAQPPGKKLQTLSLLSGGEKALVAISLLFAMLIIKPTPFCILDEIDAALDDANVERFAEFLKELSRDTQFIVVSHRKGTMMVADAIYGVTMQEKGVSKLLSLKLNTDDKIGGLVKHA encoded by the coding sequence ATGTACCTTAAGAAACTTGAACTTCAAGGCTTTAAGTCTTTTGCAGACAAAGTAACTCTTAATTTTGAAAAAGGTGTAACAGCAATTGTAGGTCCAAATGGAAGTGGCAAAAGTAATATTTCTGACGCTATTAGATTAGTTCTGGGAGAACAAAGTATCAAAAGTTTAAGAGGTTCTAAGTTAGAGGATGTAATTTTTGCAGGTAGCGAGAATAGAAAACCTTTAGGTTTTTGTGAAATAAATCTCACCCTTGATAATTCCGATGGTTATCTTCCTTTTGATTATACAGAGGTAGTTATTACCAGAAAAATTTTTAGATCTGGCGAAAGTGAGTTTTTTATAAATAAAACTCCTTGCCGTCTTAAGGACATATACGAGCTTTTTTTAGATACAGGAGTAGGAAAAGAAGGCTATTCAATAATAGGACAAGGGAGAATAGACGAGATCCTATCTGCAAGACCAGAAGATAGAAGACAAATTTTTGAGGAAGCAATAGGTATTTCAAAGTACAGATATAAAAAAGAAGAAGCAGAAAGGAAACTCACAGCAGCTAATGATAATCTACTTCGTTTAAACGATATAGTTGTAGAATTAGAGAAGCAGCTTACTACTTTGGAAACGCAAAAAAGCAAGGCAGAAGAGTTTTTAAAACTCCACAAGGAAAAAAGGAAAGCAGATATAAGTTTATATATTCAATTAGCAAAGAGGTCTATGAATCAGTACGATGCTTTAAAAGGAAAATATGAGAACTTAAAAAATCAATTAGATGTAAAAAAAATACATAAAATCAATCAAGAGGAGAATTTGTTATATAAAGAAAAAGAAATTCATGACTTAAAACAGCAATTGGGCAGTAAAAAAGAGGAATATCACAATAAGTTAAGAGAGATAGAGATAGTCTCAGGAAAAAGGGAATTAATAATAGAGAAGCTTAGAAATTTGGAAGAAACCACAGAGCTTTACAGAGAGGAGTTAGAAAAAGCTGCAAAACGGGAAAGAGTTTTAAAGGAAGAACTTAAAAGGATAGAGTCTAATGTAGCCCTTTTACATGCAAACAAGGAAGAATTGGAAGAAAAGTTAAGACAATTTCAAGAAGAATATGTAAGTTTGCAAAAGAAACAAAAGAATGAGATAGAAGAAGTTGAAAAAGCTAAGGAAGATATAATTGAAATTTTAAATAGCATAGCAGATGTGAAAGGAAAATTGTCTTTGAACAATTCTCTAAAGGAAGAGGCAATAAGTAGGCAGCAAAATTTAAAAAAGCATATAGAGGAAATTCAAAATCGAATAGAAATTTTGGATAAAGAAAAAAATAAAATTGTTGAAGAATTACAAATTTTACAAAAAGAACTGGATAAAAAGAATCAGCAAAGGGTTACTAAACAGCAAGCTTTACAAAAAATTGATAGTGAGCTGATTTTGAGAGAAGATACTTTAAAAGTTATTAAAGAAGAAATTGAAAGAAAAAGGTCACGACTTTCTATTTTAGAGGAGATGGATAAAAATTACGAAGGCTATAGTGGAACTGTGCGGAACTTGTTAAAACTCTCTGAAAATATTCCTTCTTTTAAGGAAAATATAATAGGAGTAGTGGGGGAACTTTTAGAGGTTGAAAATACTTATAGCACAGCAATTGAGGTAGCATTGGGCTCAAGTATACAGAATATAGTTATAAAATCTTCTGAGGGAGTAGCGGAAATTATTGAAAGGTTAAAACAAAAAGATTTAGGAAGAGCTACTTTTTTGCCTCTTGATTTAATCCGTGGGAGGGGTCTTTCTCAACAGGAAAGCAATATTTTGACTGAGAAAGGCGTAATTGGAGTTGCTTCTAAGCTAATAAAGTATAACGATAATTTAGAAGAAATTTTTAATTTTTTGTTAGGTCGTGTTATTATAGTAGATACCATTGAAAATGCAGTGAGGTTATCTAAAAAATATAATCAAGCTTATAAAATTGTAACATTAGAAGGAGAAGTTATAAATCCAGGGGGTGCAATAACCGGTGGCAGTTTAAAACCTAAACTTCAAAGCATCTTTAAGAGAAAAGAAGAGATAACTAAACTGAAAAAAGAAATTGATAGTTTAAAAAATCAACAAGAAATATTGGTGGAAGAAATTGGGCAAAAAATAAATGATAAAATTCATGAAGAGGAGCAAATAGAATTATTCAACAAAGAAATTTCTGATATTAGCTACAATATAACTTCTAATGAGCAAAGGAGGATTTCATTAGAAAAAGAAATAGGAAATTTATTAAATCAACTAGAAAATTATACTTTAGAAATTGATGAATTAAAGGAAAATGTTAGAAATTATCAACAAGAAATTGACCGGTTTTTAAAAGAGTTAGAAAGCTTAGAAAAAGAAAAAGAACGATTGGATGCTTTGATCAATGGTTTTAAAGAAAAAAACAATAAAGGAGAGGAAAATTTAGCAATTTTAGACAAAGAAATCACTGCTTTGAAGATTGAAATCGCTAAAATCGAACAAAAGCTCCAGAATGAACTTCATAACTTAAAAGATAAACGACAAGAATTTGATAGAGAAAAAAACAATATAGTAGAGAAGGAAAAGAATATTAAAGAAATAGAAAGCTTAAAGGTCAATTTGAGTTTAGATAGGGAAAAGTTGCAAGGAGAAATATATAAATTACAACAAGAAGTAGAAAAAATTCAAAAAGATATTTCTTCTTTAGAAGATAATATTTTCCAAGAAGAAGAAGATTTACAAAAGCGTAAAGAAAAATTTTCGATTTTACAACAAGAATTTACTAATATTAATGAAGAATTTCATAAGGTAGAAATGGAAATGCAAAGATTCCAGATAGAGATTGACAATATCAAAAATAGGCTTTGGGAAGAATATGAATTGACCTTAGACAGAGCTTTTGAAGAAGCTGAAGAAGGCGAGATTTCAAAATTAAGACAAAGAGCAGATCATTTGGCAAAGGCTATAAAAGGATTAGGTAATGTGAATATAGATGCTATTGAAGAATATAAAGAGGTAAAGGAAAGGTATGATTTTTTAAAATCTCAGATGGAAGATATTATAAAGGCAAAGGAATCTTTAATTTCTGTAATCGAAGAAGCAAATAAAATTATCAAAACAAAATTTAAAGATGGTTTTGAAATCCTACAGATTCAATTTAAGGAGACGTTTAGGCGACTTTTTGGAGGGGGTAATGCAGAGTTAATACTTACTGATGAAGACAATCTTTTAGAAACAGGTATAGAAATTAAAGCACAGCCCCCAGGAAAGAAATTGCAAACCCTTTCTCTTCTTTCAGGAGGAGAAAAGGCATTAGTTGCTATTTCCCTTTTATTTGCAATGCTAATTATAAAACCTACTCCTTTTTGTATATTGGATGAGATAGATGCAGCATTAGATGATGCAAATGTGGAGAGATTTGCTGAGTTTCTGAAAGAATTGTCAAGAGATACTCAGTTTATAGTTGTAAGCCACAGAAAAGGGACAATGATGGTGGCAGATGCGATATACGGTGTAACAATGCAAGAAAAAGGAGTTTCCAAATTGTTATCCCTTAAACTAAATACTGACGACAAAATAGGAGGCTTGGTAAAACATGCTTAA
- the acpP gene encoding acyl carrier protein: MIFEKVRDIIAEQLGIDPEEITMESSFIDDLGADSLDIVELIMALEEEFDIEIPDEDAEKIKTVGDVVEYLSNLE, translated from the coding sequence ATGATTTTTGAAAAAGTAAGGGACATAATAGCCGAACAACTCGGCATTGATCCAGAGGAAATAACGATGGAGTCATCTTTTATAGATGATTTAGGAGCAGACTCTTTGGACATAGTAGAGCTCATAATGGCTCTGGAAGAAGAGTTTGATATTGAAATTCCTGATGAAGATGCTGAAAAGATTAAAACAGTAGGTGATGTAGTAGAATACTTAAGCAATCTTGAATAA